Part of the Mycolicibacterium mageritense genome is shown below.
AGCTGCCCTGCGCGACGATTTTTCCGGCGTCCATCACCAGGATCCGGTCGCAGATGTCCTGCGCGAGCTCCATGTCGTGCTCGATCACCAGGAACGTCGTGCCCGCGTCGCGCAGATCGCGGATGGCGTCGAGCATGATCTGGCGTAGCCGCGGATGCACACCGGCCGCAACCTCGTCCAGCAGTGCGACTTTGGGCTTGCGCATCAGCACCCGGCCCATCTCCAGGAGCCGCTGCTGACCGCCGGAGAGGCTGCTCGCGAGATCCTCGGCGACGTGGGTGAGCTCGAGGCGGTCCAGCACCGTGTCGGCGTCGGCGCGGGCGTTGTCCCAGTCGAACTGCACGGCGGCGGTCCAGAGGTTCTCCCGCACAGTCATGTTCACGAACAATGCCGGGATCTGGAAGGTGCGGGCCAGGCCGGCGCGGGCGATGCGGTGCGGGGCCAGGCGGGTGATGTCCTTGTCGAAGAGCGTCACGGTGCCGCTGTCCGGCTTGATCGCGCCGGTGAGCAGGTTGAACAGCGTGCTCTTGCCGCTGCCGTTGGGCCCGATGATGCCGACGATCTCCGCTTGGGCCACCTCGAACGTGACGCCGTCGACGGCGCGGATGCCGCCGAACGCGCGGAACAGGTCGCTCACCTGCAATACGCT
Proteins encoded:
- a CDS encoding ABC transporter ATP-binding protein — encoded protein: MSVLQVSDLFRAFGGIRAVDGVTFEVAQAEIVGIIGPNGSGKSTLFNLLTGAIKPDSGTVTLFDKDITRLAPHRIARAGLARTFQIPALFVNMTVRENLWTAAVQFDWDNARADADTVLDRLELTHVAEDLASSLSGGQQRLLEMGRVLMRKPKVALLDEVAAGVHPRLRQIMLDAIRDLRDAGTTFLVIEHDMELAQDICDRILVMDAGKIVAQGSFEEISHDPHVMEAYLGVPTSE